From Glycine soja cultivar W05 chromosome 4, ASM419377v2, whole genome shotgun sequence, the proteins below share one genomic window:
- the LOC114408894 gene encoding probable steroid-binding protein 3, whose amino-acid sequence MELTPQQLSQYNGTDPSKPIYVAVKGRVYDVTTGKSFYGPGGPYAMFAGKDASRALAKMSKNDDDISPSLDGLSDKEIGVLNDWENKFQAKYPVVARVLN is encoded by the coding sequence ATGGAGCTGACACCCCAGCAGCTGAGCCAATACAACGGCACGGACCCATCGAAGCCGATCTACGTGGCGGTGAAGGGCCGCGTCTACGACGTCACCACCGGAAAATCCTTTTACGGCCCCGGCGGCCCCTACGCCATGTTCGCCGGCAAAGACGCCAGCAGAGCCCTGGCGAAGATGAGCAAGAACGACGACGACATCTCCCCCTCCCTCGACGGCCTCTCCGACAAGGAGATCGGCGTTCTCAACGACTGGGAGAACAAATTCCAAGCTAAGTACCCTGTCGTTGCTCGTGTTCTCAATTAA